The Acidobacteriota bacterium nucleotide sequence GCGAAGCGCGCCGGAAACGTCAGCCGCGCCCGACTGCGAACGACGGACACAAAGCCCTCTTCGAGTGGCTGCCGAAGGGACTCGAGGGCGTCACGGCGAAATTCCGGTAGTTCGTCGAGAAAAAGGACCCCGTGGTGAGCCAGGCTGGCTTCACCGGGCCGCGGAATGGAGCCACCACCGATCAGCCCGGCAGCGCTAGTGCCGGCGTGAGGGCTGCGGAAAGGTCGGCGGCGCATCAATCCACTCGGCGGCCTGTTGCCGGACAGCGAGTGGATCTTGGTAACCGCGAGCGCCTCGGCCGGCGCTAGGGGCGGCAGCAGCCCCGGCAAGCGACGGGCCAGCATGGTCTTGCCGGATCCCGGAGGCCCGACGAAGATCACGTTGTGGGAGCCCGCCGCCGCCACTTCGAGGGCCCGCTTGGCGGCTCCTTGGCCGCGCACCTCGGAGAGATCCGGCATTTCCCGACCGGCCTCGTGCCCAAGAGCTACCCCCGCGGTCACGACCGGCAGTCGGTCGAGGCCGAGGAGATGACGTACCGCCTCGTCCAGCCGCTCGACGGCCACCACGTCGAGGCCGCCGAGGGCCACCGCCTCGCGCGCCGTCGACGGCGGCAAGACGATCTCCTGCGCCGCCGCCTCGCGAGCACACTCGGCGAGGGCCAAGCCGCCACGCACCGGCCGGAGGCGCCCGTCCAGGCCCAGCTCGCCGTTGAAGAGCCGCCCCTCGAGGCACTCCTGCGGCAAGTGCCCGTGCGCCGCCAGGAGCGCCAGCGCGATGGCCAGGTCGAGGTGATTGCCTTCCTTGCGGAGGTCCGCCGGAGCGAGATTGACCACCACCGCCCGCGGCGGCAGCTCAAAACCACAGTTCTTAATCGCCGACCGCACCCGTTCGCGACTTTCGCGGACGGCGACATCCGCCAGGCCCACCAGGTGCATGCCGGGCAATCCGTTGCGGACGTCGACCTCCACCTGCACCAGGCGGGCATCGATCCCCCAGGGGGTTGCGGCGTTCGTGCGAGCGAGCATCAATAGGGGTGACGCGAAGTCCGGCGAAGATCTTTCGCAGCGCCGACGGATTTTCGATTTTCTTAGCCCAGGAGCGGACAAACGCCGCCGGTCCACTCGGATGGCGGCCGATCACAACGTTGTAAGAAAGAGGTTTTGAGGCCAAATACCGACTAGGTCGGAACGCCTAGCTGTCCCATGCGGCGGCGGAGCGCTCGCTCCGAAACCTGGAGGCCCCGTGCCTGTTCCGGCGACATGACAAGGGCCAGCAACCTCGGGAAAGGCCAAGGCACCGTCCTAGAGGCATTGAGCCAAGGTGGCGCCTTCGACCAACTCGAGAACGATCCAGTCGCCGTCGTCGGTCTCGATCCACTCCAAGATCTGGACGATGGACGCAGGGTTGAGCCGCGCGGCGGCCCGC carries:
- a CDS encoding YifB family Mg chelatase-like AAA ATPase — translated: MLARTNAATPWGIDARLVQVEVDVRNGLPGMHLVGLADVAVRESRERVRSAIKNCGFELPPRAVVVNLAPADLRKEGNHLDLAIALALLAAHGHLPQECLEGRLFNGELGLDGRLRPVRGGLALAECAREAAAQEIVLPPSTAREAVALGGLDVVAVERLDEAVRHLLGLDRLPVVTAGVALGHEAGREMPDLSEVRGQGAAKRALEVAAAGSHNVIFVGPPGSGKTMLARRLPGLLPPLAPAEALAVTKIHSLSGNRPPSGLMRRRPFRSPHAGTSAAGLIGGGSIPRPGEASLAHHGVLFLDELPEFRRDALESLRQPLEEGFVSVVRSRARLTFPARFALVAAMNPCMCGHLGDLRGRFQCRCAPNLVERYRSRISGPLLDRIDLHVEVPAVTLKELRSEPGESSADVAVRVAAARNRQQKRHSKAGGGESTTHNAGLSAEGVRRHCALDLSAQRLLDSAFERLGLSARAVHRILKVSRTLADLAGRDRIASADLAEAIQYRRNVG